Genomic window (Takifugu rubripes chromosome 1, fTakRub1.2, whole genome shotgun sequence):
CGTGTGCCTGCAGCATCGCGGGGATCAAGTGCCAGGTAAACGGTCATAATGTGCACTTGAAGAGAAGGAAACACCTCAGACTTTTGATATGAAGATGAGTAACGTGTGATTATCCGTAGGTCGAACCGAATGTCGTTTCCGTGCGGCTGCAGTAAAGAGGGCTGCAGCAATTCCACTGGAAGAGTGGAGTTTAATCCCATCCGTGTGAGGACCCATTTCTTGCACACCATCatgaagctggagctggagagagccgtgagcagcagcaggcgtcTCCCGCCAACAGTTACCACAGTGAGACCAGTGACCTGGAAGGTGGAAGCACGCTGGTTCAGTCCCAGCACAGGTTGGATTACTCCCAGTCAGACGCTGTGCAGCAGACGGCCAGCATGCACATGCAGCACCACTGCAGATGcgatggaggagctgctggatgaggaggaggaggaggaggaggaggatgatgaagaagaagaggaggaagaagaggaagaggagaatgaagatgatgaggaggatgaggacagtAGCAGCGTTTGCAGCGGGCTCTCTGACTCCAGCACCCAGAGCTTGGCTAACAGCAACTCAGAGGACGATGAAGAGgacgatgaggatgaagagaaatCTGGGAGCCTCCAGGGTGACATGGCGGCCTCGCCGGTGTCTCACACTGAGGTGGTTTCTTTGTCTTCTGTGCTGTGCTACAGCGATGGCTCGGTGGTCCACGACAACCACGTGAGCGGACACGCCTTCCTGATGAACTCCTCCCCGACTGAGTACTATCAGCTCGGGAACGCCGCGACCGTCTCCAGCGGCCCTCAGCCCGTTAAAGGCTTCGGCGAGGTCTTAGCGTTCCAAGATCCCATCAGCGCCACCAACGGCAGCGCGACCCAGGGAACCTTCGGCCTGTCCGCCGAGCAGTACACAAACTACTCTAACCAGGCCGAGGAACATTACCCCAGCCGGTCATCACTTCACTCTGAGCGGCAGCGCTCCCGCCAACACGCTGACCTGCTACGGATCGGACCAGGCGAAGGTGCTGGCGAGCAGCCGGACAACCAAACCCAGACGCAGTTTGAAAACTACCTGAACAATAACACGGCCAGTCCGTACAGCAGCCACGGCTCACGCGTGGCAGCGGAGCAGCCCCCGCAGGAGCCCGACGCTGCCAGACATTCTGACCTGAGCTTACTAGCAAACGCTAACCTGCCTTTACCCGACCATTGTCCTGAGGTCACGGCCATCTAACAGGTCTTTTTAGGTGTTCTTTCCTTCTCGACCAGAACCTGAACTTGAGATGAAGAGCATCATGgccttttttttgcatcatttgATCTTAAATGAAAAGTAATTAAAAGCCAGATCTATCGTAAAAATATCCTGAGATTGATAAAAGTATTCCTGGTGGGGTCTGTCCACCACAGCGGGTGAGGGAGGGGCGCTTTAATATTTGTTATGTATTGTATTTAATGTACCTGTAATTCCAAATGTTCTAGTTTGAAGCAGACGCTGAACTGTAGATGGAACTTTTCTATGTCTATGGtatcaaatgtgcaaaaaggTTTACTGTTGCTTTATTTCTTGTTTCTGAAACGCATCTGTACGAATATTCTACATGTTTTGATAATACGCATGCccctttcctttattttttttgcaaatctcagtaagaaaaaaggaaaaaaaaggttttatatatttaaaaatgttacataaaaaacatttcttttcattaggttcatgattttttttaaaaatccctaAATGGCATTGGAAAAAGACTAAATGTGATTTTCTGGGACATTAATAAGATTACAAATCCACAATGTTAGCTGTTTGCACTTATGGGTGGCGTCCAGTAGCATGCAGTCGGATTTAACTGGAAAATACTTGAAGGGTGGAAGAAATACAGACCCTcgctaatatttatttatttatttattgatgtagATTGTTTAAGGAGGGGCCATTAAAAAAGGTGTTTTGGAATAAAGGAGCACTTTTACTAAATAATTCTCAGAAGATGATGTCAGTCAAACCTTCATCCCCTCACCAGTAATGTGCCAGTATGTGATCAAACTGACTGGTTAGTGGATCCTGCTCAGGAATGTTGTCAAAGCAACATTTCAGTGTCTGGTGATTAATATTCTTCGTTTCCGTGCATCCGGGAAGGATGGCTGTCCGTTCTGTTGGACCGTTGGGTGCAGTGGAGCCAGGGGTTTTCCAGTGCTGTAGCCTTGCAATGATGATCCTCAGTAAAATGGGCTGCGTTTTCTTTGGGAGTCGATATGTGAAGGAAACTAATATTCATGTTCGACAATCAGATCTGATTATTAGTCGCTACATTAACAGCTTCACTTTCCAAATCCTCTgagctggttaaaaaaaagggaggaagaagTGACAACTGTAATTGTCTTTTTCACTCATCTTTAATGAGGAATTGACGAGCAGTTGCAGATATTTAGACAACCGTGTGGCTGAAAGTCCTGCATGAAGACAACTCCCTATATTTACTGATTGGCCCACGTTGTGCAGCTCCCAGACTTGTCAGGCAATCAGTGGCATCAACATAACCAACAGTTCCTATAAATTGTGCCAAAGCATCGTTAGAAAAGGCTTGATATGACACTGCATCCATGAACTCGTGTTTAATTTTCCAGTATTTATTGATATATACAAATGTGTATTTATCGTGGTTTACTACGTCTGTATTGAGTAAATCATCTTCAAATGGACTTTTGTTTCATGTTGGTTGTAATTTGTAAAGCTTCTTGTACCTGAATTATGTTTATTCTGTGAAATGCATATGATTTAGAcattttattctgctttttGTGCGATGGAAATTTAAACTGTACATAGAACATTAATGTCAGTTGTTTCATTTTAACATGCTTTTGAAataaatttcattaaaataagcCGTGAAAAGTGTCGTGAATCGCGGAGATGCAGGCCATTTATGTATTGGCCAAACGCGCCCCCTTCTGGCCATCAGGAGAAATGACACCGCGGCTCTGCTTCAAATGCAAATTTATTGCCCTAAAAAACTTAacttaataaaaaccaaaaaatccTCACACATTCTAAACATGATCCAGCAAACTAAACAACACCGAAGCAGGATGTTGCATGTAAACTAGACTGCAAAATATatttagaaaataaatcagTGGTGACCTCTACGAGACAACACTAGATCAAAAATGCACAGAAAATTTCACTTTGGTCCAAACGGCACACTAAAATATGGAAACAATAACAAGAAATCAACCTGTCACCACCATGTTCTCAGATACCAGTTTATTAACCTTTTAGTGCCAAGAATCCCTTTATTCAAATGAATGACACCTGTGACATCAgctttatattttaaaatgaagagaGGATCTAGAAAAATTAGCAAAGTTTTCAGAAATGTCAACTAATGGAGCCTCCAGATTAACCATCCAAAGGAATGTCTCTTTCAGGATTCAGATGACAACTGAGCTCTGGTAAAATAAATACTCATCAGTTTGGAGACTGACATTAAAATgttcattaaattaaaataaaaagtgttttatcTGCATCCATGAATAAATCTCCCCCCGTAGAAGCCAGCGCTTAAACCTGGGACGTCACTACTCCATCATCTCCGCTCATACACGAAAAACATGTCAAAGGCTGGAGAGACAGAAAACTTTCCATCAGTCTTGATTGGAAACAAGCAGCGAGCGGTCACATGATTCAGGGTCTTTGGTCCTCAGGCGACCAACTTGAAAACCTCTTGAAATTTCTTTTCTGAAGCTAAAACATGTCGGTCTCCCTACATAAACCCGCAGGTGCAAAGGCACATCAGCAGTTCAGTATTTCgttgtatataaaaaaaaaataaaagaattgacCATCTATAAAAAAACTGCATGTTAGCTGCACAGTGGATAAGACGAGCCTGCCGTAGAGGGGGAGTCATTTCAGCTGAAGACCCAGAGCTGGTATCTGTCCATGGGGTTGCAGGCAGCCAGAAAGGGACGCTCCTGACGGGCGCTCAGACACTTGTTCAACTCCGGCATGTAAATTAACCGATTCTGTGCGGCGAAAAGACCTTAGTTAGTTTCAAAAGAGACGTCGAGCCCTTcgcagagcagagaggggatcAAACTTACAATCCTTTAGTTGCCATTTTTGCTCTGCTCCTACTAATGTGTTCCTGCCTTTATACTGGCATTCCTCCAGCTTCACAGCCCCCCGCTGCCCCGTGCAAACACAGCTCCTTCTGAATGTTGTGTCGAATCTCGTGACGTGTGGAGTACTCGAAATACTGCAGCGAGGGAGACAGAAGTCAGCCGCCGGCCAAGAAATCACCCGGTTTGTCCCAGATTTGAGATTCTCACTGACTTGGTTTCCTCCTAGTCCGTGACACGGGTACATGATCACCCTTTTCCCACCCTCATTGTTCTCTCCAGCATCCAGACACGAGTCTTTGCCGACATTTTTTTACCTACGGAggaggattgggggggggggggggggggggggggtgaaaggaaacaaaatgaaaaactaaCATGCGGTGCAAGCTGTTCAAACAACGTCAGTCTCCGGAGTGCTTTCTGTGGTGTCAGATTGGAACTGTACAATAGCCTCTGGAGATCCTAAGTGGAAACCCACTGTGGCTAGACGGAGCGCTGAGGTTTGGAAGGGACACAGTTATTGGTGAGCGTGTGTGATCTTACTGACCAAAGCCGAGTGGGTTGAGATCAGGAATGAAGGCTTCTGGGTAAATGTTCTTCAAATACCAAGAGAAGCTCTTGCACTTCAGGCGTGCGCGGAGGTCCATGCGCTGAGAAATGTCTCCAAATGCCTTCTGTTGAATCAAGGAGCAGAGAAAGGCAAACCAATATTATCGgtcaacacgtgcacacaggaTTTCTTGTGATAATCTTAAGAAAGGAGTACTTCAACAGTGTGGAGGCTGCTCTTTCCTGATGCAGCACCTCGCTTTTCACAAAATTTCTTACACTTTCTTGTGGTCCAGCTGATCATTAAACAAACTGGGAATGATGCAAATGTTCAAGCGAAAGACGCATTTATTCATAAAAAGTGACACGAATGgtgcaatgtgtgtgtgaggtgtcagGCAAGAATACAGGCAGCATAAAAATAGCATAAAGCACatttttggcaaaaaaaagtcACCCATATAAATCTGGAGAATTGGTTTCATGTGGTTTCATGTCTTTCCTACACATTTTAAGCAAAACTGTGATTAATGCTGAAACGGAAAATCCTCTAGCATCGGGAGCCAGgcttgctaaatgctaatgttagcgcAGTTATAACCGCCAACTGTGTTCCAGTCTGACTCCTTTTGTAAAATAACCACTGGCCAGTGCTCAATTACTGCTCCTTTAAAACcgaaacacacatttaacaggCTCTGCAGGCACCTCGTGGTCCCTCTGGAATAATGAGGGAACTTGCATAATGACGAGTGTAACGCTCATGCTGGTGTGCACTGATAGTTATTGGAGGATTCCTTGAAGCTGTTGATGATAGCGTGTCTGTTTGAAGACAGCAGGGAAGGGCAGGCCCCAGTCTGTGAGGTATAGCCCCGAGGGAACTATTTAGAGTTCCTACAGGCCCATGTGTTGGGAACCGCAGATTGTCTGGTAGTTAAAAGAGTCCCTTTATTGTCTAATGTTCTACAGCCAgactttttcttcttatttcaGAGGAAAAGGTTGATTTTCAGAGGTCTCCAGCAAAGTACAACCACAACAGTCGGCGGCTGTGCTTCTCTCCGCCAGTAAGGCGTGATTAGACTTAATGTAGGTTTGTATGGGAGGTGGATTTGCTCAAACTTGTCCGGAGGGGAGGACAATGAATGGTCTTAAGAATCAGGGGGGATGAAGGAAATGTTGGGAAAGCAATCGACTGCATCTGAACGGATCGCCGGGGcgggaacaggaagtgcactGGAGTACATACGTCTCGGACCAACTGCGCCGCTTGCTGGTTGCGCCGGTAAAAGATCTCCTTGTAGTCGTCCATCCACACCTCCGCCAGACGCACCTGGTTGCGGGAAATCACCTGCGTTCCTTTGGGGAAGCTGTGCGGGCTCTTGGTGCGGAATACGTGTCCCACGATTGAGCAAGGAATAATCTCCAGCTGCCCGCCGCACTGCCACACCTGCATGGAAAAGAGGCGTGTGGTGACGCGCACACACAAGCGCTTTGTAATCTGTTGAGACGGACTGAAAAGTAATTAAGGCTGTTACTGCATTACAACACGCCCTGCGCGGTGGTGCGCACAATAAGTCCTGAATAGCTGGCGATGGCTTACCCGGAAGGACATCTCGATGTTCTCGCCGCCCCATATTTCCATGTGCTTGTCATAGCTGCCAATCTGGTAGAAATAGTCTTTAGAGATGGAGAAAAGGCCGCCAGCGAATGTGGGCGTCCTGCAGACAAGTTTTCATCAGAAAACGGCTTCAAACCAAAAAAAGGGGCGTGCGAGGTTGAGTTTCCGCAGCCAGGCGTTACTTGATTGGGTAGGTTTCgtctttcctccttctcttctcgtGATCTGGCAGACTCTCCCAGCCGAACGCCAGGCTCCAGTCGAAGTTTGCCCCGGTTGTGGTTCTGGCCGTACGGGGACGGCTTCACGAACTCAAAAGTGTTCAGGTCGATGGTGGTTATGTCGGGACTCACGACGGCGCTGTGGTTCTCGGCGATCCTGGCCAGCAGAGGCTCCAGCCACCCGTTAAAGCATTCGCCTGCGACAGGTGCGCAACAGATGACGTCTCAATACAGGAGCCTCCACGTGGCCGACGGGCAGGTAAAGCCACGCCAACGCAAAGGCAAACAGTGCAGGGTTGTGGTCAAAGGGCGAGTTCAGCCTCGTGTGAACTGTTGGGCACCTACAGTGAGCGTCAAGGAAGGTGAGCGTGTCGCCGGTGGCAACGGAGGCCCCCAGGAGCCGGGCGGTGATGAGCCCCTTCCTCTCGCGCTGGCGGACGACCTGGACAATGCTGAGGCGCTTCAGGTACTCGTCCAATTCGTCCTTCAGCGCCTCTGAAATGATGCAATTTCTGTTAGTCAGCGGTAAATATGAGACGTAGATAAGAAAATACATCATTCTAAACATACTTGGAACATATTATGCAACACGTTAGAGGCTATGGTGAGTTCATTATTTCGACCATTTTTCTAACTTCTAAAATTCTTCAATCTCCATCAAGCAAACAACTATATTGCTATAAACTGCATACATGAataatttcccttttttaaccCCCCAGCTCCAGTGACAGCCCGCTATAATAAACACTCTTATTATGCTGTGTCATCAGCTATAGAAGTTCAAGTGGATCGTTATTTTATTCATAAGACGTTTATAAACCCTTATACGTAACCCTAAAGGGGTGTAATCTCTTCTGTGGGGCAGCAGACAGAAGCTCCGGCGGTCAGGTGGACCACGTTAATTCCTTCTCGGAAAGTATTCACTAACTGCGCCGCTTCCCGCCCGGACCTGCTTCGCAAGTGTTTTCGGAAAAGTGCCGAAgtgccgccccccccgcccagcGTGGCCCCAGAGGAGCTGGTCCTCACCGTCCTCGCTGGCGTCGTCCACCAGGATGATCTCCTTCAGGAGGATGGCCGGGGAGGTGTGAAGGACGCTGTACACGGTCCTCAGCAGCGTGCTCCAGGCCTCATTGTGAAACACGATGATCACGCTGGTGGTTGGCAGGGGGGGGCACCGCATGAAGGTTTGCTCAATACATCTGTggcaaagagaggggggagaaaaaaagcacaaagaTCTGACTGTCCTTCCCAGCTCCCGAGTGACACCAGGCTGGTTATTACATCTACGCCCTCTCCCCGGTGGGGTGTTCCTTTCAGCCCCCACAGCGCATGTGAGCTGGCCCTATCACAGGGGCCAAACGTTAATTCCTCTTGATAAGAGGGCCAGAACGCGATCCAGCTTTACGTCTGCGTCCTGTACCCAGCGAGTGCTTGAATGTACGCCGACGTGCCAAACACAACACGTCCCTCTCTCTCAGCTGGCCGCAGCTGGAGCGCGAACGCATAACTCCCGCGTCTCTCTCAGGTCCGACATCGCTGCGGTTCTTACCAGAGATCAGCTGTAAACACACGCGTGTCAAAAAGATCAAACGAGTGTGAAGGAGAGATGTGCGTTCGCCCAGGTCAGCAAGAGGTTAACCTTActttaatgtgtgtttgctttaaagTGTCTAAGCTTCCAGAAGTAAAGGCTCCTGTGAggagacagccagacagacagacagacagacaaccggacagacagacagatagacagacataCTCTGGGGGTCTGGTGTCTGCTCCCAGGTCTCTGCTCAGGGAAATCCGGTCACTGGCGTACAAATTGAAGCAGTGCTTCTCTTCAcccctctgcttctccttctgctcttcGGGGCTCAGCGCGTTGGTGTGGAAAGGTTTCCCAGCAGCCCCGGGGGCCAGGGGGGTCTTGCTGAGGTCGGGCCAAAGCCGACCTGAGTTCAGCAGCGGTGT
Coding sequences:
- the LOC101075435 gene encoding LOW QUALITY PROTEIN: polypeptide N-acetylgalactosaminyltransferase 3 (The sequence of the model RefSeq protein was modified relative to this genomic sequence to represent the inferred CDS: deleted 4 bases in 4 codons; substituted 1 base at 1 genomic stop codon), translating into MTPLRRVLRRQLHPARLVAVALLFVTFVFFIQWEVGSQDQEEDPWLKGVTAKRDTMLDMVIGAVHNFRDSMPKMQIRAPAAQQGSAGAASCLPGRYTAAELRSALARPQQDPPAPGAAGKPFHTNALSPEEQKEKQRGEEKHCFNLYASDRISLSRDLGADTRPPECIEQTFMRCPPLPTTSVIIVFHNEAWSTLLRTVYSVLHTSPAILLKEIILVDDASEDEALKDELDEYLKRLSIVQVVRQRERKGLITARLLGASVATGDTLTFLDAHCECFNGWLEPLLARIAENHSAVVSPDITTIDLNTFEFVKPSPYGQNHNRGNFDWSLAFGWESLPDHEKRRRKDETYPIKTPTFAGGLFSISKDYFYQIGSYDKHMEIWGGENIEMSFRVWQCGGQLEIIPCSIVGHVFRTKSPHSFPKGTQVISRNQVRLAEVWMDDYKEIFYRRNQQAAQLVRDKAFGDISQRMDLRARLKCKSFSWYLKNIYPEAFIPDLNPLGFGQXKNVGKDSCLDAGENNEGGKRVIMYPCHGLGGNQYFEYSTRHEIRHNIQKELCLHGARGAVKLEECQYKGRNTLVGAEQKWQLKDCLFAAQNRLIYMPELNKCLSARQERPFLAACNPMDRYQLWVFS
- the LOC115252393 gene encoding cysteine/serine-rich nuclear protein 3-like, yielding MKLELERAVSSSRRLPPTVTTVRPVTWKVEARWFSPSTGWITPSQTLCSRRPACTCSTTADAMEELLDEEEEEEEEDDEEEEEEEEEEENEDDEEDEDSSSVCSGLSDSSTQSLANSNSEDDEEDDEDEEKSGSLQGDMAASPVSHTEVVSLSSVLCYSDGSVVHDNHVSGHAFLMNSSPTEYYQLGNAATVSSGPQPVKGFGEVLAFQDPISATNGSATQGTFGLSAEQYTNYSNQAEEHYPSRSSLHSERQRSRQHADLLRIGPGEGAGEQPDNQTQTQFENYLNNNTASPYSSHGSRVAAEQPPQEPDAARHSDLSLLANANLPLPDHCPEVTAI